GCCGTGGGCTCTGCGGGCCGCGGCCCAGAACGCGTCGTGGGCGCTGGTGAACGCGCCGCAGGCCCGGGCCTGGACCAGCGCGGTCGCGCCGGGCAGGGCTCCCGGCTTGTGGGCCAGGACCTCCAGGTAGTGGTCCAGCAGCAGCGTCGCGGACCCGCGGACGGTGGACCGCTCGTGGCGGGCCACCTCCGCCCGCCCGTCAAAGACGACCAGCTCGTCCGCGCGCAGCAGCACCCGGACCCGACGCCCGACGAGGCGTGCGGGGACGGAGTAGTGGCACTGACGGACCGTGATCCGGGCGTGGCGGTCAACCCGCGGCGTCAACGACAGCCCGGCCTCGAAGGCCTCCCGCGGCAGCGGCCGCAGGTGGGGCTGCTCGAGCGCGAAGTCCTGCCCGACGGTCCGGACCCGGTTCGCGATCCGGCGGTCGTCGTCGAGGTTGTCGTAGCGGGCGAGGCGGGCGTTGAGCTCGGCGATGGAGGCGACCTTGGGGACCGGGACCAGGTGGGTGCGGCGGAA
Above is a window of Aquipuribacter hungaricus DNA encoding:
- a CDS encoding Mu transposase domain-containing protein; translated protein: FRRTHLVPVPKVASIAELNARLARYDNLDDDRRIANRVRTVGQDFALEQPHLRPLPREAFEAGLSLTPRVDRHARITVRQCHYSVPARLVGRRVRVLLRADELVVFDGRAEVARHERSTVRGSATLLLDHYLEVLAHKPGALPGATALVQARACGAFTSAHDAFWAAARRAHGDAAGTRELVEVLLMHRHLAAVDVVDGLTAALGVGAVRADVVAVEARRIADQRPSEGTSNMRATADADSARLPAARVASLTERRLADATAVIAGLPPDARPTPTVTAYDELLTRRRTPPAATNAARASSEGQVS